The Vibrio astriarenae genome contains a region encoding:
- a CDS encoding YciK family oxidoreductase, translating to MEYSVSSHALEGKIILVTGAGAGIGKQAAISYAQHGATVILLGRTVKKLEQTYDEIESAGYPQPAIIPLDMMGATKQHYTDMVETIEGQFGKLDGVLHNAGALGVISPFDQIEEKMFDEVMQVNVKATFLMTQALLPLLKKSDDARIVFTSSTVGHQGRAFWGTYSISKFATEGMMQVLADECSDSPIRVNAINPGGTRTSMRAAAFPAEDADLLKTPLDIMPLYLYLMAPEGQAVHGQCIDAQPK from the coding sequence GTGGAATATTCTGTTTCATCTCATGCCCTTGAAGGCAAAATCATTTTAGTCACCGGCGCCGGAGCTGGAATCGGTAAACAAGCGGCCATCAGTTATGCTCAACATGGCGCGACAGTGATACTGCTGGGTCGTACGGTTAAAAAACTTGAGCAGACTTACGATGAAATTGAAAGTGCCGGATACCCGCAACCTGCCATCATTCCATTAGATATGATGGGAGCAACAAAACAGCACTATACGGATATGGTCGAGACCATCGAAGGTCAGTTTGGCAAACTCGATGGTGTGCTCCACAATGCGGGTGCGCTTGGCGTGATTAGTCCGTTTGACCAAATTGAAGAAAAGATGTTTGATGAAGTGATGCAAGTCAACGTAAAGGCAACGTTTTTGATGACACAAGCACTACTGCCCTTACTGAAGAAAAGTGACGATGCACGCATTGTATTCACCTCTTCGACCGTTGGTCACCAAGGTCGCGCGTTTTGGGGCACTTACTCCATTTCAAAGTTCGCCACCGAGGGTATGATGCAGGTGTTAGCCGATGAATGCAGTGATTCTCCAATCCGTGTCAATGCCATCAACCCTGGCGGTACCCGCACCTCAATGCGTGCCGCGGCTTTCCCCGCAGAAGACGCCGATTTACTGAAAACACCACTCGATATTATGCCGCTCTACCTCTATCTGATGGCTCCTGAGGGACAAGCAGTGCACGGTCAGTGCATAGATGCACAGCCTAAGTAA